In Musa acuminata AAA Group cultivar baxijiao chromosome BXJ2-3, Cavendish_Baxijiao_AAA, whole genome shotgun sequence, the following proteins share a genomic window:
- the LOC135606753 gene encoding F-box/kelch-repeat protein SKIP11-like: MWEDRPHLISGTFESTSDRESNWHHLPHHFHELSNSKKRVVDEGLGEEEEEEEEREGRGKRKKSLQQPDILDLKEMNWPLGDNSDGHRSDEESNNFNRLHRDAKISCLVRLSRSYYGVAASVDRDFRTMIRSGEVYRLRRHLGIAEHWVYFSCNAPQWEAYDPYQRHWIMVPRMPPSPTESFTFSDKESLAVGTELLVFGQEFNSYVVLRYSILTNSWSPGVVMNSPRCLFGSASLGGKAIIAGGTHGRNILSSAELYNSETQMWETLPPMNRARKMCSGAFMDGKFYVIGGMTSDNEVLTCGEEYDLARRSWRLIPNMSSGLNGANGAPPLVAVVNNELYAAHYADKEVMKYNKENNTWATLGKLPERFVSMNGWGLAFRACGERLIVIGGQRGTHGGMIELNSWVPNGGPPEWNIIASKHSGSFVFNCAVMSC; the protein is encoded by the coding sequence ATGTGGGAAGACCGACCTCATTTGATCTCCGGGACGTTTGAAAGCACCTCTGACCGGGAATCGAATTGGCATCACTTGCCTCACCATTTCCACGAGTTGTCGAACAGCAAGAAACGTGTAGTGGACGAGGGtttgggagaagaagaagaagaagaagaagagcgagAGGGTCGAGGCAAGAGGAAGAAGTCACTGCAGCAACCTGACATCCTTGATCTCAAAGAGATGAATTGGCCTCTTGGTGATAATTCTGATGGTCATAGAAGTGATGAGGAGTCAAACAACTTCAACCGGCTCCACAGGGATGCAAAAATTAGCTGTCTTGTGCGACTCTCACGGTCATATTATGGTGTGGCTGCATCCGTCGACCGTGACTTCCGCACGATGATTCGAAGCGGGGAGGTCTATCGGCTTCGACGGCACCTGGGGATCGCCGAACACTGGGTCTATTTCTCATGCAATGCCCCTCAATGGGAGGCATATGATCCCTACCAAAGACACTGGATTATGGTCCCTAGGATGCCCCCCAGTCCTACCGAAAGCTTTACTTTCTCAGATAAGGAGTCACTCGCAGTCGGCACTGAACTACTTGTTTTTGGCCAGGAGTTTAATTCCTACGTTGTGCTGAGATACAGCATTTTGACAAACTCTTGGTCCCCTGGAGTGGTAATGAATTCACCTCGATGTCTGTTTGGATCTGCTAGTCTCGGAGGGAAAGCTATCATAGCCGGAGGTACCCATGGTCGCAATATTCTGAGCTCTGCAGAGCTGTACAATTCTGAGACTCAGATGTGGGAGACCCTGCCTCCTATGAATAGAGCACGGAAGATGTGTTCGGGGGCTTTCATGGATGGAAAGTTTTATGTCATTGGTGGAATGACAAGTGATAATGAGGTGTTGACATGTGGGGAAGAGTATGACTTGGCTCGACGCTCATGGAGGTTAATTCCAAACATGTCTTCTGGTCTCAATGGTGCGAATGGTGCACCCCCGCTTGTGGCTGTGGTGAATAACGAGCTTTACGCAGCTCATTATGCTGATAAGGAGGTGATGAAGTACAATAAGGAGAATAATACATGGGCAACATTGGGAAAGTTGCCCGAGAGGTTTGTCTCGATGAATGGTTGGGGCCTTGCATTCCGAGCCTGTGGTGAGCGGCTTATCGTAATTGGTGGGCAGCGAGGAACTCATGGAGGAATGATTGAGCTAAATTCTTGGGTTCCAAATGGAGGGCCACCAGAGTGGAACATTATTGCTAGCAAGCATTCAGGGAGCTTTGTTTTCAACTGTGCCGTGATGAGTTGCTGA
- the LOC135606752 gene encoding sphinganine C4-monooxygenase 1-like, whose protein sequence is MAFAVSDELLGTFVPIAVYWIYSGIYVLLGDLEKYRLHTKAEENVKNIVSKSTVIKGVLVQQAFQISVSLLLFAVISDGSGIAKPQPSFLAIIVQFLVAMFVLDTWQYFMHRYMHINKFLYKHIHSKHHTLVVPYAFGALFNHPLEGLLLDTVGGALAFLVSGMTPRTGIFFFSFATIKTVDDHCGLWLPGNPLHALFSNNSAYHDVHHQLYGSKYNFSQPFFVMWDRILGTYMPYSLEKRKEGGLEARPIKHKS, encoded by the exons ATGGCGTTTGCAGTGTCAGATGAACTACTGGGCACGTTCGTCCCCATCGCCGTGTACTGGATCTACTCTGGAATCTATGTCTTGCTGGGTGATCTAGAGAAGTATCGGCTGCACACCAAGGCCGAGGAGAACGTGAAGAACATCGTCTCCAAATCGACCGTCATCAAAGGCGTCCTGGTTCAGCAGGCTTTCCAGATCTctgtttcccttctcctcttcgct GTCATAAGCGACGGCAGCGGGATCGCCAAGCCACAACCCTCCTTCCTCGCCATCATCGTCCAATTCCTGGTCGCCATGTTCGTGCTCGATACATGGCAGTACTTCATGCACAGGTACATGCACATCAACAAGTTCCTGTACAAGCACATCCACTCCAAGCACCACACTCTCGTCGTCCCCTACGCCTTCGGAGCGCTCTTCAACCATCCACTGGAAGGCCTTCTGCTGGACACCGTCGGCGGAGCTCTCGCCTTCCTCGTCTCAGGCATGACACCCCGAAcaggcatcttcttcttctccttcgccaCCATCAAGACCGTCGACGACCACTGCGGGCTGTGGCTGCCGGGGAACCCTCTCCATGCGCTCTTCAGCAACAACAGCGCTTACCATGACGTCCACCACCAACTCTATGGCAGCAAGTACAACTTCTCGCAGCCGTTCTTCGTTATGTGGGACAGGATTCTGGGCACCTACATGCCCTACTCGCTcgagaagaggaaggagggagGGTTGGAAGCTCGACCAATCAAACACAAGAGCTGA